A stretch of the Panicum virgatum strain AP13 chromosome 9N, P.virgatum_v5, whole genome shotgun sequence genome encodes the following:
- the LOC120691767 gene encoding transcription factor ILI7-like → MSSRRSQSRSSSSGGALRISDEQISDLVAKLQALLPEARLRSNDRVPSARVLQETCSYIRSLHREVDDLSDRLSELLATTDVSTAQAAVIRSLLM, encoded by the exons ATGTCGAGCCGGCGGTCGCAGTCGAGGTCGTCGTCTTCCGGCGGCGCGTTGCGGATCAGCGACGAGCAGATCAGCGACCTCGTCGCCAAGCTGCAGGCGCTCCTCCCCGAGGCCCGCCTCCGGAGCAACGACAGG gtGCCGTCGGCGAGGGTGCTGCAGGAGACGTGCAGCTACATCCGGAGCCTGCACCGGGAGGTCGACGACCTCAGCGACCGCCTCTCCGAGCTGCTCGCCACCACAGACGTCAGCaccgcgcaggccgccgtcaTCCGCAGCCTCCTCATGTAG